The nucleotide window CCCTAGGGGTGACCTGGAGCTCCTCCTGGCAAGCCAGAGGCTGGCCACACCATTGCCCTGCCAGGCTGGCCCATGCGCTTGAGTTGAACACAGTCGCCTGATCCCTGGGCAGGCCTGGCACCTGGAGCAGGAGATAACCTGCTGGCCCTGGCACCCGGCACCGGCCCCGCCCAGAAACTGGCCTCCTGCCTACCCAGCCCGTCCTCAGACCACCCCTCCCCACAGGCCTGGGTCTCCTCACAGTCGCCGGAGGGGACCCGAAGGGGCAGGCTACCCGTCCGGTCACCGTGCGCGGCTCAAGGGCCCCTTTGTGCGGTGACCGGGCTGGCACGCGCCGTCGTGGTCTGGGCTCAGGGGCGGTGCCGGCGGTTGCGGGCGGGGACGGAGGAGGGGGTCCGGATCGGAGGTGGGGGTCTGCGGGGCGCCACGGCCCAGGTCACCCGCTGCGAAGGTGAGGGGGCTGGGGGCGCCCGGGCCGGGGCACCATCCGGAGGCGGGGCGGGCCGGAGTTGGGCGGGGCGGGGACCGTCGCGGGCGGGGCGCACCTCGCCGCTCCCTCGCGCGCCGCGCTCACCCGCCCGGGCGCCCCGCCCCTCCGCCCTCGCAATAAGGGGCGCGGGCCGGGCGGGGCGAGCGGGAGGagggcccgccgccgccgccagccCGCGGCCGGAGCCCAGGCAGGCAGCCTGCGGCCCGCGCCGTCGGGGCTCCGGGCGCGGCTATGGAGCTGTGGCCGTGGCTGACCgcggcgctgctgctgctgctgctgctggcgcAGCTGAGCCGCTCGGCCCGGTTCTACGCCAAGATCGGCCTGTACTGCGCCTTCTGCTTCACGGCCTCGGCGATGGCCGCGGTCGTCTGCCTGCTGCGCCACGGGGGCCGGACGGTGGAGAACATGAGGCAAGGGGGGCCGGGCGGGCGCGGGGGGACCGCTTCCGTTTCCCTAACTTTCCCGtgtcctttccctccttcctgccgCGCCTGCCTCTCCCGGGCTCCGGGAGTGGTGGGGGGAGCTCTCGGACGCCCGAGGGGAGAGCGGGTCGGGGAGCGCGCCggggggtggtgggtgggctGCGGCCTCCGGAGCCCGTGTCATCGTGTCCCCGCGCCCTTGCCCCGGGGCCCCGGCCCGGGGCCGGCACGGAGGGCTTTACAGAGGTCTGGCCCTCGGCGCCGCGCAGGGTGCCGGCGGCTCCGAGAGGAATGCGGCCGGGCCGGGCGGGCGGAGGCTCGGTGACGCTTCCccgtggcgggggtgggggctagCCGCCATGCACCGCCGCGCCGGGGTCTCAgtcccctccccgccaccccgCCCGCCCACCTGTCGGGCGATGAGCGCACGTGTGCTCAGCCCCTTCCTTCCGCTTAGGAAGGTGTGGTGGCTCCAGCCCGGGGAGGTGGGGCGGGGACTGCTGGCCCTTGGGGTCCAGCTTTAAGCCAGGGGAAAGAACGCGGTGGTGGCTAGGGTGTCCCCCCATCCATGGGGTTGGGGAGCTTGCTGTGGTGGGGGTCAGGCTGGGCTGACAGGAAGAGTTAGAGACCTCTTCCGggcagaggcaggggctgggggcagcggTGCATGGTGGCCCGAGAGGGGCTCCGTGGCCCTTTCCCCCAGATTCTGGCGAGGAGGGACCGCTGCTAACATGCCACCCTGTGGCTTTGGCAATGATGGCCTTTTGGCTGTGGCCTGGGCTGGGAATACTGTGGTCCCTAAGGCCCCCACCACCCCAGCGCTCAcagggcagggggtgaggggtCCTGGCTTTCTGCCCTTCCTCGCCTTGTCCATCCGGGCGGGCTGACGCTGCCAGGACTGACCTCCTCTGTACAGTTCTTCCCGGCTGTTTTCAGGGATATGTGGCTCCCGCCGCCCCAGAAGTGGGTGTGAGGACTAAGagtggggaagcctggtgggtggGCCGTGAGTCTCTagtgccccctcctccccacgtGGCCCAGGGCAGCGACCCAGGGAGCAGAGATCACAGGGGTGGCCCACTTGTTGCCTTTCCAGCTGTCTTCCCAAGCAGTCAGCTctctgggatggggagggcctgTATCCAGAAATAGGGGGTTCCTCAGAGCTGGGCCCTGCTGGCAGGGATGCTGGCCTAAGTTTGAGGCCCTGGGACCCCCCTGCAGACAGTGGGCTCACAGCCCGTGTCCGTTCCGCACCTGctgggggccagccaggagcAGGGCAGGGGGTGGTTTCCGGCAGCAAGGGCTGGTGGGCTCCTCGGAGGGGCAGCTGCCCCCTCACAGCCAGGACCGAGGGTGACGCGTCTGTTTCTGAGGCAGGAGGGGCCCTGAGCCTGGCTTGCGTTGCGTGCGGGTGGGACGCGAGTCCTGGAGCAGGTTTTCAGCAGGCGTTCCCAGCGGTCACCCTTTCTCTCCCTGGCTCTGTGTTGCCAGGTGGCCTTGTCTTTAAAAGGTCCAACTTGCTCTTCCAGGCCTGAGCTTGAAAGCTGCTTCCCCGGGGTCAGACTGGAAGTCACAACCACCCTTTCTGACCAGGTGGTGGATCTGGCAGGGCGGCCTGACCAGCACGTGGCACCCCAGACCTAGCCAGCCCCGTGGCCTCTGCTGTCTCCGGCTTGTTCCCCAAGCCCAGGAGCCCAGCTTGGCCCCCAGCCTCGCAGGCGATTCGGGCCCGCCGGGGCGTCCCCCTGAGGTGCTCAGGAGGGAGCTTCCCTCCCCGGGACTGCCCGACTCAGGCTCTGCAGAGGCCAACCCAGGATATAACCGAGGTGCTGAGTCCTCCCCAGAGAGAGGCAGGCCTGGGGGTCTGGGAACCCACAGCCCCCTTCCCCTGCAGCCCCAGGTCCCACAGGGTGGGTCATTGTGAGGACACCCACGGCTCCCCAGTGACGGCAGAGAGGAGGGTCCCTTGTGAACACGAGTTCTCCAAGGGACGCGGCCGTGGAGGGCTGAGAAATGCAGAGGTCGTGGAGGCGCTGTGTCCCTCCAGGGACAGGCCCGCGAGGACAGTGAGGTTTGGGGGCCATGTGGACAGGCTCCCTCATTTCAGGCCCCTCCTGGGCTGGGACTGTGTGGGCGCCTGGCTGCACCCCCCTCCACCGCTCCAGTTTAACCCTGACTTCCGGAAAGGACCCTGCCCATCAGTTTTGCCTTGCACCCCCCCAAGCACTGGCGGATGCTTCACCCTTAGGGAGGGGGGTTGTTCCtagtcccactttacagatgagtcCGCAGAGAAGCAGCTTGAAACTCATGTTTCTGGGGGAtgggggagtgggtggggaggCAACTGGCAGGCCCCAGAGCTAGGATGCGGCAGACCTAGGCTGCAGACCCTGAGGGTGACTTCAAGGTGGGTCTTTTCATCTTTCATCTGTCTCACCCAGCATCGGGGCTGGGGGCAGCACCGTGGCCACTTTGGGGCTGGAGACCAGGCTCAGGGGAAGTCCTCAGTTCCAGGAGGGAcagcccagctccacccacccccTCGCTCTCCCATCTTCCCTGTAACCAGCAGCCCTTCTCTGTGATGGGGCAGCCAAGGAGGCCTTTGCCGTCGAGTTGTGAATTTTGAGCGTGCCGGGCAGTGCTGGGCGCGGAGGACCAGAGACAGGCTCTGTTTCGAGCATGCTGGGGCTGAGGCCAGGGACCCTCTCCCAGACTGGCGAGGGCCTGCGTGCCAGGAGAGGCTGGGTCCTCACCCTGGGGGCAGATGCCCTTATCACACCCGCTGGACAGAGAAGAGAGCGAGGCCCGGGATTACACACCCGCTGGACAGAGAAGAGAGCGAGGCCCGGGATTAGCCGAATTAGAGCTGGCTTTGTCTGTAGGACCAGGAAACCAGGTAACAGCACTTTAACACAGAGAGTTTCCTTTCTCACACGTTCCAGGTGACCAGGACGAGCAGCTGGGACCACAGCTAGGCTGCAGAGTAGGGGCAGGAGAGTGAGGCGCCAGGTCGGTAGAGCCCCCACCCGCTGAGGATGGGCATGGCTGCAGCCAGGGCCTGGGGCCCTGGTCTTGGGGTTGGATGGTGGGGGCAGCCCTCCCCCTGGGTGGACTGCAGGCCCAGAAGCAGCGCTCCCGAGATCTGGACACTGCTCGTGGCCCCACCTCCTTCCAGGCCACTCCTGAGCCCCCTTAGCGCCTCTGGGCACCCGCAGAGGCTCGCGCCCCCAGCTCTTGCCCACCCTGTGTTCCGGCTCGTCTGACGCTTGGGAAAGGCCGCTGCCTGCCAGGCGGCCTCGCTGGGGCCTCTGGTCCCCTGAGCAGACTGATGGCTCTGTGTGCCTGCCCTCCTGGCAGGGCCTTCCCGAGTGAGTGCCACCaaccacccccctccacccctgccatGTTGTAGGGCAAAGCCCACGGGGTCTGGCTGAGGACTTGACGCCGCTTGGCCGAAATAGCGACTGGGCCTCCCCAGGGCTGTCTAGCCTGAGTCGGGGCTGAGGGCAAAGGTCAGCAGGTAGCGGAGACCTGACCTTGAACCACCTCCCAGCGGCCAGGAGCAGGTACTGGCTGGGGGACGGGCTTCTTCCGTTTACTTTGGATTCTTTTCTGCCTGTGTTGTCGCCAACAGAGCCGCTGTCTGTGGAGGGCTCCCCGGCCCGGCAGGTGTCTCGGGGGTTCCAGCCTCATCTAACTTGACCCTTCCATGACCTTCCAGTCTCACGAGTGGAAGCAAGAAATGTAGGGAGGTCAAGTccgttgcccaaggtcacagctaTGAGAGGAGCGTCAGGGCCTGTCTGACCCAGAGCTGGGGCGGGGTCTGGGTGTCCCCAGATGAGCGCAGCTGGTCCATGGAGGCTGGCTGCCAGGGCTTTGGCCCCAGGCCCTTGAGAGTCCGCACGTTTATGGCGCTTCCTTTGAGGCCAGCGGCCCAGATCAGGGTTAAGTGGAGGGCTCCTGAGAAAGACCCACGAGGGGTGAGGATGGCTCCTCTGCTTACGGAGATCACTGTCCCTGTGGGCTCTTGGAAAGAGGGGCAGGCCCCCCTGCCTTGCGGGGAGAGCTGGCACCGGTCACCCACAGCTGCCTGCAAGTGCTTCTGGAAGGCTGGGCCACTCAGCTTCAGGCAGCCTTGGCTCCGCCTCCCGGGAAAGGCAGGACTGAAGCTGGGGCTGCAGGGCGTGGGTGCCAACATCCCTGGCCACACCTGTGACTCCAGCTGTGAAGCTGGGGCCCTGCTTCCTGTGGGGAGGGGCACTGGGGTCAGCTGGGCTCCGAAGAGGCCTGGGCTGGGCGGGCCTGGCtgcctggggagggaggctgcTCAGAGCTTCCTGCTGGGAGAGAAGCGCAGAGGCCctcctgctgggggtggggtgggggccagaGAGCGCCCTCAGGGCGTGAGGGAAGGTCTGCAGTGGAGCTCCACCTGGCAGCCCCGGAGCCATCGCCCCGCCTCCAGGTGGGCCTGTGCCTGGCATTTTCCATGCATTTTTCCAAAGTCAGGTTTAGGGACGGGCTCCAGCCCATCCCGGCTTCCccgctgtgtgactctgggccagTCGCTCAGCTTTGCTGAGCCTCCACTTCCCTATATGACCTTGTGGGGTTGCTGTCTGAGCGAAACTGGACAGTTGGCGTCTGTCCCCGGGCAGGCTTTGCAGGTAGCGTGGCGCTGCTGCTCCCGGGCGTGGGTGTGGGGCGTCCGTCCCTGTGGTTACGAGCGTGCTGCACTCCAGGCCAGGACAGACCGGCTCTCCCTGCCGGGGCCCTGGAGCCTCTGCACAGCTTGGGCAGCCTCCCTCCTCCTGGAGGAAGCACTGTGAGAATGGTAGGGTGTCCCCACCCCTTTTTCAGAAAACCTTGACAAGACGGGATAGTAGGAGGAGGAAGAGCGAGACCCCCGGCGCCCACCCCCCTGCAGGGAGTGACTGACGGACACCTCCCTCTGAGGAGCACTCCCCGCTTCTATCTGCTCCCGAGATGCCCCTTTCTTTCTCGGCTTCCTGTACTTGTCTTCCTGTGCTTATGTCAGTGGCTGTGTCCTTTCGGTTTGAGTgcccttatttgtaaaatgtagCGAGTTGCCCCCGGGGCCTGTCTGTCCCTTCTGGAACCCTTTGGTCCTTGGGAGGTCTGCCTCAACTGGGATGGGAGAGGCCCCTGCTAGGCTGAGTATCACAGGATACTGAGATCACAGTATATACAGTATCTTtcatcctcccccacccccaaatactGATCCTGTCAATtagatacaaaaagaaaatacagagaagttCTGGAGAGGGATGTTTGGGAGGACTGCATTATACACTTGTAAATGGTTTAAAATGAtagattttatgttatgtatatttcacCACAATTTGTTTCCTTTTGGCTGAGTCaggcagcatgcgggatcttagttccccaatcagggaataaagcagggatcgaaccagggcctccctgcattggaagggtggactcttaaccactggaccaccaaggcagTCCTTCATCACAAATGTTTAAGAAGAACGGAGCCAGTAGATACCAGTACCAGAGAGACCCACTGTCCTTTCCCGACGTGGCCTGGGACTCTGTGAGCATGGcagggaaatgcaagagacaggttTGCATTAGAAGTCCCGGGAACCGTCCTGGCAGCAAATAAATAGGGATCTTTGCTCTTTCCTCTGCCGCAGCCCTGTCTATCTCGGCTGTCCCCACGGGGACGCTAGGTGTTCTTTCCCTAATCCTGACCTCGCCTGGGCGTCGACAGCTTTAGGATCAGTTGCCAGAAGAGGATTGCAGATCTCAGGGACTAGGCTTCTTAAGGGCTCCGCTAGGTGCGGCCAGCCTGCCCTCCTCCGGAAACCTCTGCGGGCTCCCACCTCTGCCGGCAGCCTTGGGCCGTTTCCCAACACCTGCCGGCACCTCCCGTTACCCGGCTGTCCTCTGCCGATCTGAAGGATGAGGACAGGGCTTCTCGTTTCAATCCGCGTTTCCTTTGATGGCCAGTGGGACTGCGTGCTTCTGTGTTGTTGGACGACGCACGTTTTTCCCGTTTGTGAATGGCCTGCTTGCGCCTTCTCCTTGGGTCAGTCAAGCCTCACAATGACCCGAGAAGCTGTCTCTTGGCAGTCGGGAAGCCCGAGGCTCCCCAGCTGAGATGGCCAGGCAAGGTCTCCCGAGAGGGTCCAAGCCAGGGGCACCTCTGAGCCGGGTGGGGACAGAGGGACAGGTCTGGCTCGAGCTGGCAGAGGCTCAGCGCTAAGGAGGACGGCCTGGCTTCCGGGTCCAGCAAGGCCGGCTGGCCCGACTGTGAGAGCAGCCGGGGCTCAGCTGCCTCCCTCGCAGAGCCCCTCTCTCCCACCTGCGctgagggaagaggaggaggggagagaggctgtGTGGGCCAGATGCGAGCCTGACTTTCAGACAGAGAGGCAGAGCTGATAGGATCCACTCGTGTGAGGCTcagaggagtcttagccacagagACCGAAAGTAGATGCTGGGGCCCGGGGCGGGTAGTGCGTGTGTAATGGGAACAGCGTGTCCGTCAATTTGAGAAGATGAAAGAGTCCTGGGGACGGAGGGTGGGGGCAGTTGCGCAACAACGTGACTGCACTTGAACTGTGTATTTCAGACCTGCTCAGAGGGTAAACGTTGTGCCGTGTGTGTTTTAACCACACTTTTAAAGACTTGAGGCTGCCTTcaggcccagggcccagctctgagcctctgctctatTGAGAACCAGTTCTGGGCCCAGGCCCTTCTGGCTGGAGTGGAAAAGGCCTGCCTCCCGGTCAGGGCTGTGAGGAGCTCCCTggcggcagggggtgggggtgggggtgtgtgcagGAATCTTGGGCGGGACGTGGAAAGCTCTTGGGTCACCGGCAGCCCGCCCTCAGCCCCCCGCCACCCACGGGTGAGAAGGACCCAGGGGCCCTGCCGGAGCGGCAGAGGAGTGACCGCAAGCCTCGGGCTCCATCCCCCCGTGTGCTCTGACCCCTCACTGCCACCGATCCCGTGCCAAGTATATGTGGCGTCAACCTTCTCCCTGCCAGCCAGCTACCCGGAGACGCCGTCCCCAGGGATCACCCGTCACCTCCTGCGGGGATAGGCCCCTCCGGGTCATGCATGCCCAGGGCAGCCTCCTGCTGGGAGCAGGGCCCACGCACATCCTAGCTCCCCTGGCATCCTTGTGTGaccttgagtgtgtgtgtgtgtgtgtgtgaaacggGCAGGCTGCTGGTTTGTAGGGCAAGGAGGCGTGAAGGCCATGTCACCTTGATGGTACCTGCTGGGCCGGCCTCCCCAGCAGCGGCTCTTCCGAACCAGGAAGCAGCCCTCAGCTCCTCGCCGAGGTCTCCGCTTGGTACCCATGCTTCCCTCCCTTGGGTGTGGCTCTGCCTTGAGGGACGGTCACGTCCCATGTCCCATGGGGGGCCCCCTGCCCCGGCCGCCTCTGCGGGCGGCCTCTCCACGTTGGGTCCTTCGGGCTCTGATGCGACTGAGCAGAGTTAGCCAGCCCGGGGGTTCTCAGTCTGCACCCCCGTTCAGCCGGGCCCCCCCGCCTGGCGTGAAAAGCAGGACTTCAGGGGTGGAGGCTGGATGACAGGGGCAGATCCGGGTACGCGGACGTGGAAGGAGGCGTCCTTCCCATGGCCCGGCGTTGGGGTCCCCGAGGCCTTGCTTCTGTGTGATCTTCATGTCACTGGCTGGGAGGCggggggcaggagggcagggggagCCATCCTGCTAAGGGACAAGACCTGCAGGCTCTCGGAGGGGAAGGTGGGCTCAGGGTCAGCGGCCAGCCTGCCAGGGTGGGCTGGGGGTCTCCAGGCTGTGGACGCAGAGCCCGAGTCACACCGGGGCAGCGGCCCTCTCTCACGGGGCCCGTCTCCCCCGCAGCATCATCAGTTGGTTTGTCCGGTCCTTCAAGTACGTATACGGCCTGCGCTTCGAGGTCAAAGGCCGTGAGACACTGGACGAGGACCGGCCCTGCGTCATCATCTCCAACCACCAGAGCATCCTGGACATGATGGGTAAGGCCGGGCCGCGGCGGGGTGGGGGTCTGGGGGAGGGCTGACCCTCCCCAGTTgcctgggggtagggggaggcTGCTGTCCCACTCGGTGGAGGCTGGACCCAGCCGGGCTGGCAGGCGGGCGTTTGACACTGGACGGGGCGGGGACCGGCGCCTCCCTGCGGCAGGTAATGGGGGACCAGGCAGCCTGTGCGGGGGCCCCGGGCTCTGCTGCGGGAGCCCCGCTTCAGTGCCTCCCCTGctgggaagctgaggctcagaggccAGACGGCGCCCAGGGCCAGTGATGTCCAAGGCCCAGGGCTGGCCCGCTTCTCCTTGGGGAGTGGCCCCTGAGCTTCGCCCTGTCTCCTCTTGTCCCTGCCTGACGTCCGGCGCCCGCAGGCCTCATGGAGGTCCTCCCCGACCGCTGCGTGCAGATTGCCAAGCGGGAGCTGCTCTTCCTGGGGCCCGTGGGCCTGATCATGTACCTGGGGGGCGTCCTCTTCATCAACCGGCAGCGCTCTCAGACGGCCATGAGCGTGATCACTGACGTGGGCGAGCGCATGGTCAGGGAGAAGGTGAGTgcccggggccggggcgcccaGCGCTGTGGACACTCACGCCTGATCGTGGTGTCAGGTCGGGCCCCGAAGGTGAGTCCCTGCGGCAGAAGAACCCGCCTCATCGGTGCGTGGCTGAGAATCGCATACAGAAGAGCCAGGCGCGGGGCCTCGGCTGTCAGCGGTGGTGGTCTCTGCTGAGAAGTGGGGCTCCCCGGGGGTGGGTGCCTCCCTGGGCGGCCGCCGGCTTTTGGGTGCAGCCTCCTGTCTCCCCGACAGCTCAAAGTGTGGATCTACCCGGAGGGCACGCGGAACGACAACGGGGACCTCCTGCCTTTCAAGAAAGGTGCCTTCTACCTGGCGATCCAGGCCCAGGTGCGTCGGGGCTGCGGCCTCCCGGGGCGACCGGGGCGGGAAGCGCATCCAGGCTGGCCTATGGCTGACGGTGACCTCCCGGCCGGCTGGGGCCACCGGCGCTCGGCGaccccctgcctctggacagGCAGCACCTGTCCGTGAGCTGCCGTGGAGGGCGGTCCCTGGGGCCCCTTAGCCGCTGTGGGCGTGAAGGCTGGGCCCAGCTGGAATGACGCGCATCACCTCCGTACCTGCCCACGGAGCTCCAGGCTCCCGCTGGCCGGGCGTAAAGAAGGCCCGCTGCCTGGGGTCTCGGCGGGGCTCTGCCAAGGTCATGTTCAGCGCCCCCGCACCCCCCGCCGGGGCGTGGTTTGGGACTTGGCAGTggctgcggggagtggggggTGTGCACCAGGGCTCACATGGGCCAGGACAGAGTGAGCGGAGAGCCCTGCACGGGGCTTCGTGTTGCTCTGGTCCTTGACTTCTAGGGGTACAATTTGTCCCAGGTGTCCCGGAGATCTGGGGGCGATGGCGGGAGAGGCTGGGGGCCTGTCCCTCCGTGGGGCGGGGCTCCCGGGGGTTCGGGTGCCCTGTCTCAGCCTCTTGTCCTGTGCTGGGGGCTGTGCGAAGGGAAAGTCATCAGCGGGGCGGGGGGAGCCTTTCTTCCTGCCTGGGCAGGGTCAGGCTGGCAGCTGGGCAGGGCTGTGCTTTCTCCTGGCCTTCACCTGGGACAGGTGGCCTCCAGCACCCCCTGGTGGCCCTGAGCAAGGCTGGGAGAGCCTT belongs to Cervus elaphus chromosome 11, mCerEla1.1, whole genome shotgun sequence and includes:
- the AGPAT2 gene encoding 1-acyl-sn-glycerol-3-phosphate acyltransferase beta yields the protein MELWPWLTAALLLLLLLAQLSRSARFYAKIGLYCAFCFTASAMAAVVCLLRHGGRTVENMSIISWFVRSFKYVYGLRFEVKGRETLDEDRPCVIISNHQSILDMMGLMEVLPDRCVQIAKRELLFLGPVGLIMYLGGVLFINRQRSQTAMSVITDVGERMVREKLKVWIYPEGTRNDNGDLLPFKKGAFYLAIQAQVPIIPVVYSSFSSFYSCKTKLFTSGTIQVEVLDAIPTRGLTVADVPKLLDTCHQAMRTRFFHISKIPLKNGAPSGPASQENGAPSGPTAQEAQ